From Serratia fonticola:
ATCCACAAGCGCTCACTGTGATACAGGCCTGGTTCTACGCCCTTCACCTCCTGCCGTTTCAGTAACTCGCGTTTGCCGCTGTTGAGATCCCATTCATAGGTGCTGGTTGGCGTGGTCATGGCCGAATAGCCATAGCGCAGGCGGTCACTTTCCGGGTCTGGGTTGTAGCCCAGCCAGGCCATATAGCTGGCATCATCAAACGGAATGCTGCGTTGCTCGCCCCCTTGCCAGGCAATCTGCCGCAGATGCACCAGGCCTTCGCTGCGCTCTTTCACCACCAGCCAGTCACGAAAAAGGGCAAAGCTTTCCAACTCACTGTTTTCCTGTGTAGCGATCAGGGGCCGCCATGGCTGGCTCGCGGATGCGGTCTGGTACAAACCGAAATGCGGGCTTTGATGATTGGAACGTAGATAAAACTCACCGCGATAATGGTCGAGGTAATATTCGCGCCCGGCCTGACGCGGGGCAAAAAGTTGTACCGGAGTTTGCGGCCGGTTGGCGTCGATCAGACGCACTTCGGAAGTGGTATTCCCGCTGATGGTGACAATCACGTAATCCCGCGAAGAGGAGCGACCCAGGCTCAGGTAAAATGCCCCATCGTTTTCCTGATACACCAGCTTATCGGCAGCCACCGGCGTACCAAATTGATGGCGGTAAACCTGATAGGGTGACAGCGTTTGGGGATGATTGCGCACATAGAACAAGCTGTTGCCGTCGTTGGCCCACACCATATTGCCCGAGGTGTTTTCAATCACCTCTTTGGCCCAAGCGCCGCTAGCCAGATCGCGCAGGGAAATGCGGTATTGTCTGCGCCCTTGAGTATCCTCCGCCACGGCCAGGCGGCGGTTATCTTCACTGACCGCCATTCCCCCTACGCGGTAATAATCTTGGCCCTGGGCGCGCTGATTAGCATCCAGCAACGTCTGCCAGGCGGAGCTATCCGCCACGGCCTGCCGCTGGTAGACGGCAAACTCCTTACCCGCATCAATGCTTTCCTGATAGCGGTAGCCATTGAGCTGGTAGGGAACCGAGCGATCTTCCGGGCTCATGCGGCCCAGCATCTCGTGATACAACCGATCGCGCAGCGTCTGATGTGGCTGCATCACCTGTTCGGTATAACGGTTTTCCGCCGTCAGATAAGCCAACACCTGTTTATTCTGGCGGCCATCATCGCGCAGCCAATAATAATTATCGATTCGTGTTTCGCCCTGGGCGGTTAATTTATGTGGAATAATTTGAGCTTGGGGCGGCGGCACCGCCGCCTTGGTGATAAAGCTTAATAACCCCATAAAAATCAGTAGATAAGTCACCAAAGGCCTGCGGCAGCGAGCCGATTGAACAGGTAATGTCATAACCCCTCACGATAATTTGAGCATAGCTTGCCCCTCTCCTGTTGCGCACAACAAGAGATAAAGCCTGATGGGTAAATACTTTATGGCTGGCTTACAACAGCGCCAGGTTAAAATCCACTGCCATGGTCACGGCAATCTTGCCTTGGCGTAGCATCTCCGCCGGTGGCGAAGGTAACGGCTGCGCACGCAATATCACCGCCAGCGCTTCACGATCTAACGACGCGGTAGCGGAGGGCGTTTTCAGTACGACATCGGCCACTCGCCCCTGAGCATCCACCACGAAACTCACCACCGGAGCCCCCGAACGCTGACGCCGTTTGGCATCTGCCGGATAGCGCTTCACCCGGTTGAGCATCCCTTTGACCTGACTCTCCCAGGAAAGCTTGGCCTGTGCCTGCGCGGTAGAATCGCTGTTTAACGGTGCCGCCACGCGCTGTGCCAGGTTTTGCGCCTTGGGTGCCGCCGTGCTGGCTGCTGCGGAATGCGTGACGTCTTGCTCTTTCTCCATCGGAGTTGGCGGCTTTGGCGGCGCTGTACGCTGCTGCTTATGCGCATTTTTACTGCGCTCGGCCACCACGATTTTTGCCGCTTCGGCACGTGCCAGTTCGGGCATCTCAGGCTCCCGCTGCTGCTGCACAGGCTGTGCCGCCGAACTATCCGCCTGTTGCTGCAACCCCAGCGGCAACGGCTTAGGCTGGCTTGGCGCTTCGATCTGCGTTGCCCAACTTAGCATAATCGCCGGCGGTGGCATCAGCACCGGCGGCAGCGAGGTTTGCGGCCAGTAAAACAGCAATACTAGCGCCAGATGGACGCCTAGCGCATACAGTAAACCACGCCCCCAGCGCGGCTGCGGCAGAGTTGCCGCCTGAGGGCCATAAGGCTGACTAAACATAGGGATAGTAGATTACCTAATTGCGAATGATTGCAGATCACATTTGCTAATGATAATCATTTGTAAATGTTAATGACAGATCTTTTCGCTATCCTGACGTAATCATTTTGCGGTTGGCGTGACCCACAGGTAATCCGCCATAGGCCGATCGATGGCCACGCCCTGCTCTGCCAGCATCAACACCGTAAATTTGGCACCGGGCTGCAGATCCTGGATGTGCAGTGGCACACCGACCGTTCTGGAGGCGTGATAACCGCCCACCATCAGCAGTGCCGGGGTGGGTGCAGCCAGTAAACTTTCGGCCATACGGCGATCGCGCTGCTGCTGAATGGCAAGCATGGCATGCAGCTGCACCGCATCAATTTTGCCGTCATGGGAATCACGGATGGTGGCGGCGAGCGCCTGCTGGACTTCTGGCCGCACGGAGAGCTGGCCTTTGGGGAATTCGGGCCGCTGATAAAACGCCATGATTTCGCTGCGATCGAGGTTGGCGGATAACAGAGGATAAGGTGCACGCATCACCGCCATTACCACGTCGCCATACAGTGACCACTTCCAACTGGCTTGCCAGGCGGTCAGTTCAGCTACGCGGCTATCTCGTACCGTCGGTTCGGTTTGCAGCCACTGCTTTACTTCATCCACTTTGCCTTGCTGGCTGGGTGTGATCATCTCCATCAGCACGCTGCCCTGCGGTCTTAGCTTGGGTAATTGCTCTACCAGCCACAGTTCGATCTGGTGGTGATAAGGATTGTCGTGCTTTTCACCCACGATCACCCGTGGCTGATCTGCCAGGCGCGTCAGTAACTGCTGCGGCGTCAATGTCTCGCCACTGCGCAAATCAACAATCTTGCCTAGCGTGGTGATGTCGCTTTTCGGTGAGGACACAGGCCCTTGGCTACAGGCTGTAAGCACCAGCGTTGCAAACACTATCAAAAATTTCATGACGTCTTTCCTTACACAAAAGTGGCGACATTATAGATAATAATTATCATTTGCATATAGGAATTGGCAGCACCTGGTGGCTGACAGCCGTTTTTTCGTTACCGTATTTTGAGTTACGTTGATTTCACGAAATGGAACGGGTATAACTGATAGCCATTTAGACGTCTATATGGATAGAGTGTATGCAACCTGCCGCTGAAGGTCAATTCAAACGCACCATGAAAGCCCGGCATTTGGTGATGCTGTCGCTGGGCGGCGTGATCGGTACCGGTCTGTTTTTCAACACCGGCTATATCATCTCCACGACCGGTGCTCTAGGCACCCTGCTGGCCTATTTGATTGGCGCTGTCGTGGTCTATCTGGTCATGCTGTGTCTGGGGGAACTTGCCGTCGCCATGCCGGAAACCGGCGCATTTCACGTCTATGCGGCACGCTATCTTGGCCCGGCTACCGGCTATACCGTTGCCTGGTTGTACTGGCTGACCTGGACCGTCGCGTTGGGTTCGAGCCTGACCGCCGCCGGTTTCTGTATGCAATACTGGTTTCCACAATCACCGGTCTGGTTGTGGTGCCTGATTTTCTGTCTGGCCATTTTTCTGCTCAATGTCATTACCACCCGCTTCTTCGCCGAAAGTGAATTCTGGTTCTCGCTGATCAAGGTGATCACCATTCTGGCGTTTATCGTGCTGGGTGGTGCAGCCATGTTTGGCCTGATCCCGATGAAAGACGGCACGCCAGCGCCCTTCCTGAGTAACCTGACCTCATCGGGTTGGCTGCCCAATGGAACGTTACCGATCCTGATGACCATGGTAGCGGTCAATTTCGCCTTCTCCGGCACTGAGCTGATCGGCATTGCGGCGGGCGAAACCGAAAATCCGGAAAAAGTGGTGCCCTGGGCTATCCGCACCACGGTGGTCCGCCTGATGGTATTCTTTATCGGTACGGTATTTATTCTGGCAGCGCTGATCCCTATGGAGCAGGCGGGGATCGTGAAAAGCCCGTTTGTCCTGGTCTTTGAGCGCATTGGGGTACCTTATGCCGCCGATATTTTTAACTTCGTGATCCTGACCGCCATTCTCTCGGCCGCCAACTCCGGGCTGTATGCTTCAGGGCGCATGCTGTGGTCGCTGGCCAATCAACGCACCATGCCTGCCTATTTTTCACGGGTGAATGCGCGCGGGATCCCGATGAATGCGTTGACATTCAGTATGCTCGGCGGCGTGCTGGCCCTGTTGACCAGCGTGATCGCTCCCGATACGGTATTTGTCGCACTGTCTGCCATTTCCGGCTTTGCGGTCGTTGCCGTCTGGCTGAGCATCTGTGCCGCCCACTACGTTTTTCGCCGCCGCTATCTGCTCAGCGGTCAACCGATTGAAGGGCTGAAATACCGTGCACCAGGCTATCCGCTGACGCCTATTGTCGGCTTTGCGCTGTGTTTATTGGCCTGTATCGGCCTGGCATTCGACCCAGAGCAACGCGTGGCGCTGTATTGCGGCCTGCCGTTTGTGGCGATCTGCTATCTGGCCTATTACCTGACCCGGCGTTCCGGGCAGAAAAACCTACTGAACACCGGAGAAGAACATGTCGGTTAACAACCCTCTGGCCGCCTTGCTGGCCGATAACCGCACGTTGATTTTGGACGGGGCAATGGCCACCGAACTGGAGGCCCGAGGTTGCGATCTCACCGATCCGCTGTGGTCGGCAAAAGTGCTGATTGAAAACCCGGAGCTGATTTATCAGGTGCATCTGGACTACTTCAAGGCAGGAGCACAGTGTGCCATTACCGCCAGCTATCAGGCCACGCCCCAAGGTTTTTTACGCCGAGGCCTGGATGAGCCGCAATCATTGGCACTGATCGCCCAGAGCGTCCACCTGGCACAGCAGGCGCGCGCCGATTATCTGGCCCAGCGCCCACAGCGATTACCTTTGCTGGTCGCCGGTTCAGTCGGCCCTTATGGTGCCTACCTGGCGGACGGTTCTGAATACCGTGGCGACTACCATCTACCGCAAGCAGAGATGATCGCGTTCCATCGTCCGCGCATCACAGCTCTGGCCAACGCCGGCGTAGATCTGCTGGCATGTGAAACGCTGCCTTCTTTCGCCGAACT
This genomic window contains:
- a CDS encoding TonB family protein, which produces MFSQPYGPQAATLPQPRWGRGLLYALGVHLALVLLFYWPQTSLPPVLMPPPAIMLSWATQIEAPSQPKPLPLGLQQQADSSAAQPVQQQREPEMPELARAEAAKIVVAERSKNAHKQQRTAPPKPPTPMEKEQDVTHSAAASTAAPKAQNLAQRVAAPLNSDSTAQAQAKLSWESQVKGMLNRVKRYPADAKRRQRSGAPVVSFVVDAQGRVADVVLKTPSATASLDREALAVILRAQPLPSPPAEMLRQGKIAVTMAVDFNLALL
- a CDS encoding ChaN family lipoprotein; this encodes MKFLIVFATLVLTACSQGPVSSPKSDITTLGKIVDLRSGETLTPQQLLTRLADQPRVIVGEKHDNPYHHQIELWLVEQLPKLRPQGSVLMEMITPSQQGKVDEVKQWLQTEPTVRDSRVAELTAWQASWKWSLYGDVVMAVMRAPYPLLSANLDRSEIMAFYQRPEFPKGQLSVRPEVQQALAATIRDSHDGKIDAVQLHAMLAIQQQRDRRMAESLLAAPTPALLMVGGYHASRTVGVPLHIQDLQPGAKFTVLMLAEQGVAIDRPMADYLWVTPTAK
- the mmuP gene encoding S-methylmethionine permease — encoded protein: MQPAAEGQFKRTMKARHLVMLSLGGVIGTGLFFNTGYIISTTGALGTLLAYLIGAVVVYLVMLCLGELAVAMPETGAFHVYAARYLGPATGYTVAWLYWLTWTVALGSSLTAAGFCMQYWFPQSPVWLWCLIFCLAIFLLNVITTRFFAESEFWFSLIKVITILAFIVLGGAAMFGLIPMKDGTPAPFLSNLTSSGWLPNGTLPILMTMVAVNFAFSGTELIGIAAGETENPEKVVPWAIRTTVVRLMVFFIGTVFILAALIPMEQAGIVKSPFVLVFERIGVPYAADIFNFVILTAILSAANSGLYASGRMLWSLANQRTMPAYFSRVNARGIPMNALTFSMLGGVLALLTSVIAPDTVFVALSAISGFAVVAVWLSICAAHYVFRRRYLLSGQPIEGLKYRAPGYPLTPIVGFALCLLACIGLAFDPEQRVALYCGLPFVAICYLAYYLTRRSGQKNLLNTGEEHVG
- the mmuM gene encoding homocysteine S-methyltransferase, with amino-acid sequence MSVNNPLAALLADNRTLILDGAMATELEARGCDLTDPLWSAKVLIENPELIYQVHLDYFKAGAQCAITASYQATPQGFLRRGLDEPQSLALIAQSVHLAQQARADYLAQRPQRLPLLVAGSVGPYGAYLADGSEYRGDYHLPQAEMIAFHRPRITALANAGVDLLACETLPSFAELQALLALLEEFPALGGWFSFTLRDSQHLSDGTPLAVVMAELNDNPQVLAVGVNCIALENVTPALQQLAALSDKPLLVYPNSGEHYDAVSKTWHSCGNHQQHLINQLADWQHAGARLIGGCCRTMPADIQAIAERCHA